One Pseudonocardia abyssalis DNA segment encodes these proteins:
- a CDS encoding non-ribosomal peptide synthetase, giving the protein MLSAARPGTQRARAEDTDVTVLQERWNDRSVPSVSQTVPALFAAAVRATPDAPALVDGERRLTYRELAERVDRLALRLRAARLPTEGVVAICMPRSAEMVVAVLASMAAGGAFAPVDPQWPAARREQVIAESSARIALVAPGEDLPLSVERIVVDLDDPGSAPPPAPLPAITGDRLAYVIFTSGSTGTPKGAMIRHEAICERLLWQRDHVLGFSPGDASLFKAPLAFDISVNEILLPLVCGGYVVVAAPGSEKDPEHLLRLIAEEHVTFVYLVSSMLDVLLALDAAAGHDGARPDGAGSALAGLRHVWCGGEVLTPDLFRRFRRQLTTTLYHGYGPAEATIGVSHVIYRESADRIATSIGRPNPHTQLYVLDEDLAPTPVGTGGELYAAGFLLGRGYIGRSGLSAAAFVANPFDDGTEHAGSRMYRTGDLARWTQDGTLEFLGRADNQVKIRGRRVELEEIEVAVSGHPRVRQAAVTLTTSATGAESLTGYVTPISDAGSPGDGIDVDELRRWCRERLPEYMVPATLVVLERFPVTVNGKVDRRALPVPLEAPTGARTAPGTPDERLLCEVLADALGVDEVGADDDFFALGGDSIVAVTVVLALRSEGRTLRAKDIAAHRTPRRLAEALGGPATDGAEPDDTPLLSLDEADTADLTAAGPREILPVTSVQSGIYFHSVAATGEDPYVVQQIVDLTGPLDAARLQRATDAVVARHGALTAGFHLTRSGRVVSAIGATEPPGFRTLRVPDDRETDEFVRGVADEERRRGFDLTRPPLMRFALVAVADGLHRLIQTVHHIVADGWSVALVWDDVMATYRGDPPDADAPQHTEFLRWWSRGRDPQVEVAAWTGYLDGVEGPTLVAEHLPVPGSGTGFGRRARALDGRHRAALTAYARSRSVSEGAVMTAAWGVLVGCLTGSTDVVFGSTTAGRGEDVDGIDRIVGMLLNTVPTRVRWSHRDAVDDVVHRFVAAETTVLDHQHVPLLDVHGALGVRELFDSLFSIENLRRPHDDGEVRLGRIEYIQAPHYRLTALVTLHESVSVAVTNDRGALDDATADRIADLYLRVVELIVDGTDRRATVFTTLGAPDPAPHAPDPTTPPALLAHRLAQRFGDSADAAAIVQGEVAWSYAELGGRVNRLARRLVGSGVGPDTRVALALPRSPELVVGLLAVVTAGGVVVPLDPRHPAARLSHHLSDADPAVVLATRGSAADLEQAGVRLPGEVVLVDDPATAERIAALSPEPLTDADRPTPLHGDHGAYLLYTSGSTGAPKGVLGTQAALANRLDWALRLWSDGDRAQTGVHLAKTSIGFVDGSTETLAAVLAGHALVVADETQTADADLLAGLIATHGVTQTTGVPTLLRAIAEAGGPRLAGVRRWISSGEALPLSVVGAIAAATPDATVVNSYGSSEVAGDVTYAEAAAAAGGPTTIGAAVPGVRTLLLDPWLRPAPDGVVGELYVGGVQVARGYVGRPALTASRFVPDPLDPSGGRLYRTGDLARRSADGRFHYVGRRDFQVQVNGVRIELEEVEAALAAVPGVRGAAAAVHESGRTTRLVGYVTALHGHRLDEGRVRDAVAATLPMHVTPTVVVLDALPLTPTGKVDRAALPAPDPTRSTSTRAPATDAERWLVSAAAEVLGLPAVGVDDDFFALGGDSISAMALARLARGHGLDLGVRDVFTLRTPARLAAAQAVAPAPPAEPTGGEPVAIAPTVAQHRLRLSGLPLGGFVLTEVVALPGPADAGALRCAVGAVLRDVDGLRQRVTARHRLLWTTEIAPYTDEVAAGSASVLDGDAVRDQLVARVDVTAGRTLHAAIVASAGGTDLVVAVHGLAADRATLHHLAARIAAHLGGSAAPARARTVAEATAALAGLVPTIEADAAADGWIDELLALPAAVEPAPRDRFASRPVSASRTVPGTGGQAAVQAGFTAAVAAWSDTPRTIDLEWDLRTHLRADPGTLPGAFTSVYPVLAGTGPAPAYAPWQELLRHLGKASRPRLRRAPQPGVLLTRLFGPPADPGRPEGFEALYDVIARYTLTPDGVELQILGPAASEALLDGWAARLATS; this is encoded by the coding sequence ATGCTCTCCGCCGCACGCCCCGGGACGCAGCGCGCCCGGGCCGAGGACACCGACGTCACGGTGCTGCAGGAGCGCTGGAACGACCGCTCCGTGCCGTCGGTGTCGCAGACCGTCCCGGCCCTGTTCGCCGCCGCCGTCCGCGCAACCCCCGACGCGCCGGCCCTGGTCGACGGGGAACGGCGGCTGACCTACCGGGAGCTCGCCGAACGGGTGGATCGGCTCGCGCTCCGGCTCCGGGCCGCTCGACTGCCGACCGAGGGCGTCGTCGCGATCTGCATGCCCCGCTCGGCCGAGATGGTCGTCGCGGTGCTGGCGAGCATGGCCGCGGGCGGCGCGTTCGCCCCGGTCGACCCGCAGTGGCCCGCCGCCCGCCGCGAGCAGGTGATCGCGGAGTCCTCGGCGCGGATCGCCCTCGTCGCCCCGGGCGAGGACCTGCCGCTGTCCGTGGAGCGCATCGTCGTCGACCTCGACGACCCCGGCTCCGCACCGCCGCCGGCCCCGCTGCCTGCGATCACCGGCGACCGGCTGGCGTACGTGATCTTCACCTCGGGCTCGACGGGCACCCCCAAGGGAGCCATGATCCGCCACGAGGCGATCTGCGAGCGCCTGCTCTGGCAGCGCGACCACGTGCTCGGGTTCTCACCCGGCGACGCGTCGCTGTTCAAGGCTCCGCTCGCCTTCGACATCTCGGTCAACGAGATCCTGCTCCCGCTGGTCTGCGGCGGCTACGTCGTCGTCGCGGCGCCGGGCAGCGAGAAGGACCCGGAGCACCTGCTGCGGCTGATCGCCGAGGAGCACGTCACCTTCGTCTACCTCGTGTCCTCCATGCTCGACGTCCTGCTGGCCCTCGACGCCGCGGCCGGACATGACGGGGCCCGTCCCGACGGCGCCGGGTCGGCGCTGGCGGGCCTGCGGCACGTGTGGTGCGGCGGGGAGGTCCTGACCCCGGACCTGTTCCGCCGGTTCCGGCGGCAGCTGACCACCACGCTCTACCACGGGTACGGGCCCGCCGAGGCGACGATCGGGGTCTCGCACGTCATCTACCGGGAGAGCGCGGATCGGATCGCGACCTCCATCGGTCGCCCCAACCCGCACACGCAGCTCTACGTCCTGGACGAGGACCTGGCCCCCACCCCGGTCGGCACCGGCGGGGAGCTGTACGCCGCCGGGTTCCTGCTCGGCCGCGGCTACATCGGCCGCTCGGGGCTGAGCGCCGCCGCGTTCGTGGCCAACCCGTTCGACGACGGTACGGAACACGCGGGCTCCCGGATGTACCGCACCGGCGACCTCGCCCGCTGGACGCAGGACGGCACGCTGGAGTTCCTCGGCCGCGCCGACAACCAGGTGAAGATCCGCGGCCGGCGCGTCGAGCTGGAGGAGATCGAGGTGGCCGTGTCCGGCCACCCGCGCGTGCGCCAGGCGGCGGTGACGCTGACGACGAGCGCCACCGGCGCCGAGAGCCTGACCGGCTACGTCACCCCGATCTCCGACGCAGGGAGCCCCGGCGACGGAATCGACGTCGACGAGCTGCGCCGCTGGTGCCGGGAACGGCTCCCCGAGTACATGGTGCCCGCGACCCTGGTGGTCCTGGAGCGCTTCCCCGTGACCGTGAACGGCAAGGTCGACCGCCGGGCCCTGCCCGTGCCGCTCGAGGCGCCGACCGGCGCCCGCACCGCGCCGGGGACCCCCGACGAGCGGCTCCTGTGCGAGGTCCTCGCGGACGCCCTCGGCGTCGACGAGGTCGGTGCCGACGACGACTTCTTCGCCCTCGGCGGCGACAGCATCGTCGCGGTCACCGTGGTGCTGGCTCTGCGGTCCGAGGGGCGCACGCTGCGCGCGAAGGACATCGCCGCCCACCGCACCCCGCGCCGCCTGGCCGAGGCCCTCGGCGGCCCGGCGACGGACGGCGCCGAGCCCGACGACACACCGCTCCTGAGCCTGGACGAGGCCGACACGGCAGACCTCACCGCGGCGGGCCCGCGCGAGATCCTGCCCGTGACGTCGGTGCAGTCCGGCATCTACTTCCACTCCGTCGCCGCGACCGGCGAGGACCCCTACGTGGTCCAGCAGATCGTCGACCTGACCGGCCCGCTCGACGCGGCGCGCCTGCAGCGGGCCACCGACGCGGTCGTCGCGCGGCACGGGGCGCTCACCGCCGGCTTCCACCTCACGCGCTCCGGCCGGGTGGTCTCGGCGATCGGCGCCACGGAGCCACCCGGGTTCCGCACGCTGCGCGTCCCCGACGACCGGGAGACCGACGAGTTCGTCCGCGGGGTCGCCGACGAGGAGCGCCGCCGCGGCTTCGACCTGACCCGCCCCCCGCTGATGCGCTTCGCCCTCGTCGCCGTCGCCGACGGGCTCCACCGCCTGATCCAGACGGTGCACCACATCGTCGCCGACGGATGGTCGGTCGCCCTGGTCTGGGACGACGTCATGGCCACCTACCGCGGCGATCCCCCCGACGCGGACGCGCCGCAGCACACCGAGTTCCTCCGCTGGTGGTCCCGCGGCCGCGACCCGCAGGTCGAGGTGGCCGCCTGGACCGGGTACCTGGACGGCGTCGAGGGCCCCACGCTGGTCGCCGAGCACCTGCCGGTCCCCGGCTCCGGGACCGGGTTCGGCCGTCGCGCCCGCGCGCTCGACGGCCGCCACCGGGCGGCACTCACCGCCTACGCCCGCTCCCGCTCGGTGAGCGAGGGCGCGGTCATGACGGCCGCGTGGGGCGTCCTGGTCGGCTGCCTCACGGGCAGCACCGACGTCGTGTTCGGATCCACGACGGCCGGGCGCGGCGAGGACGTCGACGGGATCGACCGGATCGTCGGGATGCTGCTGAACACGGTGCCCACGCGCGTGCGCTGGTCACACCGCGACGCGGTGGACGACGTCGTGCACCGGTTCGTCGCGGCCGAGACCACCGTGCTCGACCACCAGCACGTGCCGCTCCTGGACGTGCACGGCGCGCTCGGGGTCCGCGAGCTGTTCGACTCCCTCTTCTCGATCGAGAACCTGCGGCGCCCCCACGACGACGGCGAGGTGCGCCTCGGGCGGATCGAGTACATCCAGGCACCGCACTACCGGCTGACGGCGCTGGTCACGCTGCACGAGTCGGTCTCGGTCGCGGTGACCAACGACCGCGGCGCCCTCGACGACGCCACCGCCGACCGGATCGCCGACCTCTACCTGCGGGTGGTCGAGCTGATCGTCGACGGCACGGACCGGCGGGCCACCGTCTTCACGACGCTGGGCGCACCGGACCCCGCACCGCACGCCCCGGACCCCACGACACCGCCCGCGCTGCTCGCGCACCGGCTCGCGCAGCGGTTCGGCGACTCGGCCGACGCCGCCGCGATCGTCCAGGGGGAGGTCGCGTGGAGCTACGCCGAGCTGGGCGGGCGGGTGAACCGGCTGGCCCGGCGCCTCGTCGGGTCCGGCGTCGGACCCGACACCCGGGTCGCGCTGGCCCTGCCGCGCTCCCCCGAGCTGGTCGTCGGGCTGCTGGCGGTGGTCACCGCGGGCGGCGTCGTCGTCCCGCTCGACCCCCGCCACCCCGCGGCCCGGCTGTCGCACCACCTCTCCGACGCCGACCCGGCGGTCGTCCTGGCCACCCGTGGGAGTGCCGCCGACCTGGAACAGGCGGGCGTCCGCCTGCCCGGCGAGGTCGTCCTCGTCGACGACCCGGCCACGGCGGAGCGGATCGCGGCGCTGTCCCCGGAGCCCCTCACCGACGCCGACCGACCGACCCCGCTGCACGGCGACCACGGCGCGTACCTCCTCTACACGTCGGGCTCGACCGGCGCCCCGAAGGGTGTACTGGGCACGCAGGCCGCACTGGCGAACCGGCTCGACTGGGCGCTGCGGCTGTGGTCCGACGGGGACCGCGCGCAGACCGGCGTCCATCTCGCGAAGACCTCGATCGGCTTCGTCGACGGCTCGACCGAGACCCTGGCCGCCGTGCTCGCCGGGCACGCTCTCGTGGTCGCCGACGAGACGCAGACCGCCGACGCCGACCTGCTGGCCGGCCTGATCGCCACCCACGGTGTCACGCAGACCACGGGCGTGCCGACGCTGCTCCGCGCGATCGCCGAGGCGGGCGGCCCCCGCCTCGCGGGCGTCCGGCGCTGGATCAGCAGCGGCGAGGCGCTGCCGCTCTCCGTCGTCGGGGCGATCGCCGCGGCCACCCCGGACGCGACGGTCGTCAACTCCTACGGGTCCTCCGAGGTCGCGGGCGACGTCACGTACGCGGAGGCCGCCGCCGCGGCGGGCGGTCCGACGACCATCGGTGCGGCGGTGCCGGGCGTCCGGACTCTCCTGCTGGACCCCTGGCTGCGCCCGGCCCCCGACGGGGTGGTCGGCGAGCTCTACGTCGGCGGCGTCCAGGTGGCCCGCGGCTACGTGGGCCGACCGGCGCTGACGGCGTCGCGCTTCGTGCCCGACCCCCTCGATCCGTCCGGCGGCCGCCTCTACCGGACGGGCGACCTCGCCCGCCGCTCCGCCGACGGGCGGTTCCACTACGTCGGGCGCCGCGACTTCCAGGTGCAGGTCAACGGCGTCCGCATCGAGCTGGAGGAGGTCGAGGCCGCGCTCGCGGCCGTGCCCGGCGTCCGCGGGGCCGCCGCGGCCGTGCACGAGTCGGGCCGCACCACGCGGCTGGTCGGGTACGTGACGGCGCTGCACGGCCACCGCCTCGACGAGGGGCGCGTCCGCGACGCGGTCGCCGCGACCCTGCCGATGCACGTCACGCCGACGGTCGTGGTGCTCGACGCCCTGCCGCTGACGCCGACCGGCAAGGTCGACCGCGCGGCACTGCCGGCGCCCGATCCCACCCGGTCGACGTCGACGCGGGCGCCCGCGACCGACGCCGAGCGGTGGCTGGTCTCGGCCGCGGCGGAGGTCCTCGGACTGCCCGCCGTCGGGGTCGACGACGACTTCTTCGCCCTGGGCGGGGACAGCATCTCCGCGATGGCGCTCGCCCGTCTCGCCCGCGGACACGGCCTGGACCTGGGCGTCCGCGACGTGTTCACCCTGCGCACCCCGGCCCGGCTCGCCGCCGCGCAGGCGGTCGCGCCGGCTCCCCCCGCCGAGCCGACGGGTGGCGAACCGGTCGCGATCGCGCCCACCGTCGCCCAGCACCGGCTGCGGCTGTCCGGTCTGCCCCTGGGCGGATTCGTCCTCACCGAGGTCGTCGCCCTGCCCGGCCCGGCCGACGCGGGGGCGTTGCGCTGCGCCGTCGGCGCGGTCCTGCGCGACGTCGACGGACTGCGGCAACGGGTCACCGCACGCCACAGGCTGCTGTGGACGACGGAGATCGCCCCGTACACCGACGAGGTCGCCGCCGGGAGCGCGTCGGTCCTGGACGGGGACGCGGTCCGCGACCAGCTCGTCGCCCGGGTCGACGTCACGGCCGGACGCACCCTGCACGCCGCGATCGTGGCGTCGGCCGGGGGCACCGACCTCGTCGTCGCCGTCCACGGCCTGGCGGCCGACCGCGCGACGCTGCACCATCTGGCCGCCCGGATCGCCGCACACCTCGGCGGATCCGCCGCGCCCGCGCGGGCCCGGACCGTGGCGGAGGCGACGGCCGCGCTCGCCGGGCTCGTCCCGACGATCGAGGCCGACGCCGCGGCCGACGGCTGGATCGACGAGCTGCTCGCGCTCCCCGCCGCGGTCGAACCGGCGCCGCGGGACCGGTTCGCCTCCCGCCCCGTCTCCGCCTCTCGTACCGTGCCCGGGACGGGTGGGCAGGCGGCAGTGCAGGCGGGGTTCACCGCCGCGGTCGCCGCGTGGTCGGACACCCCGCGCACGATCGACCTGGAGTGGGATCTGCGCACGCACCTGCGTGCCGACCCGGGCACCCTGCCCGGGGCGTTCACGAGCGTGTACCCCGTCCTCGCGGGCACGGGGCCGGCACCGGCGTACGCACCGTGGCAGGAACTGCTGCGCCACCTGGGCAAGGCGAGCCGCCCGCGCCTGCGCCGGGCGCCCCAGCCGGGCGTGCTGCTGACCCGACTGTTCGGACCCCCCGCCGATCCCGGGCGTCCGGAGGGCTTCGAGGCCCTGTACGACGTCATCGCCCGCTACACGCTCACACCGGACGGCGTCGAGCTGCAGATCCTCGGACCGGCGGCGTCGGAGGCGCTGCTCGACGGCTGGGCCGCCCGCCTCGCGACGTCGTAG
- a CDS encoding ABC transporter substrate-binding protein, translating into MSQLTTRRRLTSLVAGMLGAALVLSGCGGGAPATDAPAAAPAGDAVTIATAYGDITLDDKPERIVALSSRHVELLNLLDEQPVAWADYLTTAEEVPLYYPWLDGGLGSDPDPNLFTADYLPSAEAIAALQPDLILTTIWQTDEATYEQLSQIAPTYVGTEQGTNTSWQDDLTSLAALTRHDAAVVAEAQAEYDATFAAAAAKLPNLQGKTFYIAALGEGDQLWLTEYGAAPVMALGMTAGEGQPLTAAEAPDAPKFSLENADQLTADVVFIATEHRDPSGAFRAALEADPRVAALPAAQNGALFYLDSTQWGAVNGGSSASEEWWLDQILPALQQAR; encoded by the coding sequence ATGAGTCAGCTCACGACGCGCCGGCGTCTCACCTCGCTGGTCGCCGGAATGCTCGGCGCCGCCCTCGTCCTGAGCGGGTGCGGCGGCGGTGCGCCGGCCACGGACGCCCCGGCGGCCGCTCCCGCGGGCGACGCCGTCACGATCGCCACCGCCTACGGCGACATCACGCTGGACGACAAGCCCGAGCGGATCGTGGCCCTCTCCTCGCGCCACGTCGAGTTGCTGAACCTCCTCGACGAGCAGCCGGTCGCGTGGGCGGACTACCTGACGACGGCCGAGGAGGTGCCGCTCTACTACCCGTGGTTGGACGGCGGCCTCGGGTCCGATCCCGACCCGAACCTGTTCACGGCGGACTACCTGCCCTCGGCCGAGGCGATCGCGGCTCTGCAGCCGGACCTCATCCTGACGACGATCTGGCAGACCGACGAGGCGACGTACGAGCAGCTCTCGCAGATCGCGCCGACGTACGTCGGGACCGAGCAGGGCACCAACACCAGCTGGCAGGACGACCTGACCTCGCTGGCCGCGCTCACCCGCCACGACGCGGCCGTCGTCGCCGAGGCCCAGGCCGAGTACGACGCGACCTTCGCCGCGGCGGCCGCGAAGCTGCCGAACCTGCAGGGCAAGACGTTCTACATCGCGGCCCTCGGCGAGGGCGACCAGCTCTGGCTGACCGAGTACGGCGCCGCGCCCGTCATGGCCCTGGGGATGACGGCGGGCGAAGGCCAGCCGCTGACCGCTGCGGAGGCCCCCGACGCGCCGAAGTTCTCCCTGGAGAACGCCGACCAGCTCACCGCCGACGTCGTGTTCATCGCCACCGAGCACCGCGACCCCAGCGGTGCGTTCCGCGCGGCGCTCGAGGCCGACCCGCGGGTGGCGGCCCTGCCGGCGGCGCAGAACGGCGCGCTGTTCTACCTCGACAGCACACAGTGGGGTGCCGTGAACGGCGGCAGCTCCGCGAGCGAGGAGTGGTGGCTCGACCAGATCCTGCCGGCCCTGCAGCAGGCTCGCTGA
- a CDS encoding siderophore-interacting protein encodes MPPTSRALAVHPVTLREVEVSRIEDITPGMRRVTFTGAQLRAFTSDNGLPQPDLVSGGFDDDIRLLFAHPGQSEPVLPVQAQGKLDWAKDARPLYRAYTVRRYDPGAGELDVDVVRHGVGVAATWADRAEPGDRIHFFGPHSSSGPPPPSDWLLVAGDETALPAIGRLLEEAPADTRAQVFVEVAERSHVQPLRELPGVTVTWLVREGATDLLRDAVRGAAWWPGAPFAWVAGERTVVRDIRRHLVEDRGMPKKDIDFTGYWKRADVVVLADDAATPDPDRNTEAFQRFHDLVDLVPAIAIRVAVELGIGTLLAAGAASAAEIAARTGSDERALGKLLRYLRSIDVVAETGDDEPGRFTLTEVGDFLADDYWAGLLDPNGSYGRQAQGIFGLAESVRSGRASYASVTGSEFAQLRTKQPFEDRLLDGVAEGAVYLGAPLADSGAFEGVEHLVIRSDGAGVEAREITARHPGLRVTISALPAQADWLRRDLPASVPDAAHRERIGVIEQTVIDPAPDAAAVLLVFALGALPDDDAAATLRAAAANLPTGGRVLLIEDLFDTEQLDEHDGEADLLALTRDGTGLRTEDELRAVVALAGLREAGTRAIGWGTVLRELVTC; translated from the coding sequence GTGCCTCCGACGTCGCGCGCGCTCGCCGTGCACCCCGTCACCCTGCGCGAGGTCGAGGTGTCCCGTATCGAGGACATCACGCCCGGGATGCGCCGCGTGACCTTCACCGGTGCCCAGCTGCGTGCGTTCACCTCCGACAACGGCCTGCCGCAGCCGGACCTCGTCAGCGGCGGCTTCGACGACGACATCCGGCTCCTCTTCGCCCACCCCGGGCAGTCGGAGCCGGTGCTCCCCGTGCAGGCGCAGGGGAAGCTGGACTGGGCGAAGGACGCGCGCCCGCTCTACCGCGCGTACACCGTGCGTCGCTACGACCCCGGGGCCGGGGAGCTCGACGTCGACGTCGTCCGGCACGGGGTCGGGGTCGCGGCGACCTGGGCCGACCGCGCCGAGCCCGGCGACCGCATCCACTTCTTCGGCCCGCACTCGTCCTCGGGCCCGCCGCCGCCGTCGGACTGGCTGCTGGTCGCCGGCGACGAGACCGCCCTGCCCGCCATCGGCCGGCTGCTGGAGGAGGCCCCCGCGGACACCCGCGCACAGGTGTTCGTCGAGGTCGCCGAGCGGAGCCACGTCCAGCCCCTGCGGGAGCTGCCCGGCGTCACCGTCACCTGGCTCGTGCGCGAGGGGGCCACCGACCTGCTGCGCGACGCCGTCCGCGGCGCCGCCTGGTGGCCGGGCGCGCCGTTCGCGTGGGTCGCCGGCGAGCGGACCGTGGTCCGCGACATCCGCCGGCACCTCGTCGAGGACCGCGGCATGCCCAAGAAGGACATCGACTTCACCGGGTACTGGAAGCGGGCCGACGTCGTCGTGCTCGCCGACGACGCGGCCACCCCGGACCCGGACAGGAACACCGAGGCGTTCCAGAGGTTCCACGACCTCGTCGACCTCGTCCCGGCGATCGCCATCCGCGTCGCGGTCGAGCTGGGGATCGGCACACTCCTCGCCGCCGGTGCCGCGTCCGCGGCGGAGATCGCCGCGCGGACCGGCAGCGACGAGCGGGCGCTGGGCAAGTTGCTGCGCTACCTGCGCTCGATCGACGTCGTCGCGGAGACCGGGGACGACGAGCCGGGCCGCTTCACGCTGACCGAGGTGGGTGACTTCCTCGCCGACGACTACTGGGCCGGCCTCCTCGACCCGAACGGCTCGTACGGGCGGCAGGCGCAGGGGATCTTCGGCCTCGCCGAGTCCGTCCGCTCCGGGAGGGCCTCGTACGCGTCCGTCACCGGGAGCGAGTTCGCGCAGCTGCGGACGAAGCAGCCGTTCGAGGACCGGCTCCTGGACGGCGTCGCCGAGGGTGCCGTGTACCTCGGTGCCCCGCTCGCGGACTCCGGTGCGTTCGAGGGCGTCGAGCACCTCGTCATCCGGTCCGACGGCGCGGGCGTCGAAGCACGCGAGATCACCGCCCGGCACCCCGGCCTGCGCGTCACGATCAGCGCACTGCCGGCGCAGGCCGACTGGCTCCGCCGCGACCTGCCCGCGTCCGTCCCCGACGCGGCACACCGGGAGCGCATCGGCGTCATCGAGCAGACGGTGATCGATCCCGCCCCCGACGCGGCCGCGGTCCTCCTCGTCTTCGCGCTGGGCGCGCTCCCGGACGACGACGCGGCCGCCACGCTCCGCGCCGCCGCGGCGAACCTCCCCACCGGCGGCCGGGTGCTGCTGATCGAGGACCTGTTCGACACCGAGCAGCTCGACGAGCACGACGGCGAGGCGGACCTCCTCGCGCTGACCCGCGACGGCACCGGTCTGCGCACCGAGGACGAGCTGCGCGCGGTCGTCGCCCTCGCCGGGCTGCGCGAGGCCGGTACCCGGGCCATCGGCTGGGGCACCGTGCTCCGCGAGCTCGTCACCTGCTGA
- a CDS encoding AraC family transcriptional regulator, with the protein MLSTDPPPIPAGHKAARWEAHARDHLMMWVHTGRAHVRLADGERHRVDEGTGIWLPPGPDHEMWTEAGSVAVPVSVPAAAVPDAPDRVVRFAVEDRWRDWLVARYAQGMRRHDGPRTSDLLAVLTAAGPELPRTGAPADDPPAVPRAGAAAAVARELRRQPALDHTLEEWAAATACSPSTLRRQFHHGTGLSFARWRALWRLSVARDHLTAGGTVADAAARAGFAGRQSFARAFRERYGTAPRDYAARVGALAPARPRPRAPAHSSDPPRATGPVRSQGVAGWNELTWIYRGEGRSRVGDASFATRRGDAVWAPAGTEYESLLPAGSIAVPLGDVCADCVHVPEPVKARFPPSWDTYLLHCSVSGNTLLHPTGYHVRHIVGVFDAQLAVERARTVPMPTDVRARAVADGFLRRVGAGDAAHDVPPEVHAAFRRETGMTFASWRHAARMRIARDLLVGGTAPSAVAGQVGYGRVANFSRAFSRFHGTAPREWQAHELEAPAGRGAGGYAAGAPLRAAANSSA; encoded by the coding sequence GTGCTGAGCACGGACCCTCCGCCGATCCCCGCCGGTCACAAGGCCGCGCGATGGGAGGCGCACGCGCGCGACCACCTCATGATGTGGGTGCACACCGGCCGGGCCCACGTGCGCCTCGCGGACGGGGAGCGCCACCGCGTCGACGAGGGCACCGGCATCTGGCTGCCGCCGGGCCCCGACCACGAGATGTGGACCGAGGCCGGCTCGGTCGCCGTCCCCGTGTCGGTGCCGGCCGCCGCGGTGCCCGACGCCCCCGACCGGGTCGTCCGGTTCGCCGTCGAGGACCGCTGGCGCGACTGGCTCGTCGCGCGGTACGCGCAGGGCATGCGGCGCCACGACGGCCCGCGGACGTCGGACCTGCTCGCCGTGCTCACCGCGGCGGGCCCGGAACTGCCGCGCACGGGGGCACCCGCCGACGACCCGCCCGCCGTGCCGCGGGCCGGTGCGGCCGCCGCCGTCGCGCGCGAGCTGCGGCGACAGCCGGCACTGGACCACACGCTCGAGGAGTGGGCCGCCGCCACGGCGTGCAGCCCCAGCACCCTGCGCCGCCAGTTCCACCACGGCACGGGGCTGTCCTTCGCGCGCTGGCGGGCGCTGTGGCGCCTGTCGGTCGCACGCGACCACCTCACCGCCGGCGGTACGGTCGCCGACGCCGCCGCGCGTGCCGGGTTCGCCGGCCGCCAGAGCTTCGCCCGGGCGTTCCGGGAGCGCTACGGCACCGCCCCGCGCGACTACGCGGCACGGGTCGGGGCCCTCGCCCCGGCGCGCCCGCGCCCCCGCGCCCCCGCGCACTCCTCCGATCCGCCCCGCGCGACGGGTCCGGTGCGGTCGCAGGGGGTGGCCGGGTGGAACGAGCTGACCTGGATCTACCGGGGCGAGGGCCGATCCCGTGTTGGCGACGCGAGCTTCGCGACGCGACGCGGCGACGCGGTGTGGGCGCCCGCGGGCACGGAGTACGAGAGCCTGCTGCCCGCGGGCTCGATCGCGGTGCCCCTCGGCGACGTGTGCGCCGACTGCGTGCACGTCCCGGAGCCGGTGAAGGCCCGCTTCCCGCCGAGCTGGGACACCTACCTGCTGCACTGCTCGGTGAGCGGCAACACCCTGCTGCACCCCACGGGCTACCACGTCCGGCACATCGTCGGCGTCTTCGACGCCCAGCTCGCCGTCGAGCGCGCCCGCACGGTGCCGATGCCGACCGACGTGCGGGCCCGCGCGGTGGCCGACGGGTTCCTCCGCCGGGTCGGCGCCGGGGACGCGGCGCACGACGTGCCCCCCGAGGTCCACGCCGCGTTCCGTCGCGAGACGGGCATGACGTTCGCGAGCTGGCGGCACGCCGCCCGCATGCGCATCGCCCGCGACCTGCTCGTCGGGGGGACCGCGCCCAGCGCGGTCGCCGGCCAGGTCGGGTACGGCCGCGTCGCGAACTTCAGCCGCGCCTTCTCCCGCTTCCACGGGACGGCACCGCGCGAGTGGCAGGCACACGAGCTCGAGGCACCGGCGGGCCGGGGCGCAGGGGGCTACGCCGCGGGGGCCCCGCTGCGCGCCGCCGCGAACAGCTCCGCGTAG